DNA from Chaetodon trifascialis isolate fChaTrf1 chromosome 14, fChaTrf1.hap1, whole genome shotgun sequence:
acaacaacaccaccaccgTGGGAATTACTTTCCAGAGCTCTGTGTATGTAACAGAACTGTGTTCACACTTCTCTGCTTTTATCAAGCTGTCAGCAGCTTTGTAGCACGATGACTGCAAAGTGGGCGGAAAGTGCCCACAAAGGGTTGTTCTTGGTTTTGTTTGGGCAACTGAAGGCCTTTCTAAACTACAAGTTTAAGAGAAGTAGAAATAcctttttttcatcaaaatatAATATACAAAATCTAAACTTTTGTGGTGCCTTTCTCTCCCATATCTCCCTCCTGTCTCTATCTGTCCACCTCTACTtgtttccctctctcacccGTTCTTGAAGTGGATGACGTGGGCTCTCTGCAAGCCCGTCTCCAGGAAGTAGCCCAGTTCCAGGTCCTGGGCTGTCGGTCCAGGCTTTGGGCTGCGGTTCTGGATCCCTGCTGACAACGCctgcagaaacagacacacagggagaaagaaacaaaaacagagttCTGCATGAAACCCCTGTAACCTGAATGATGTCCTCCGGATCAAATACTGAGCAGAATGGtcacaaatctgtgtgtgtgtcactgcagctgacatgtttgtgacagcagagcacagGGCGTTTGACCAACAGCTGCCACCAACACGAGGAAAACAACTAAAAATAATGAGCTGTGGTGTGTCGGCTGTGAACCAGCTACATGTTGATGTTAATAACTCATTTCTGATTGACAGTTTATCAAAGCTATGCTGTAAGTCATCAGCCAATACATTCTCAGTAAGGGGAAACACTGGGCCTGATATCGCTTCATGACAGGAGGATTTCACTGAATTCAAATTCATTCTATTTCATTTCCAAAGTGGCCTATTTAACAAATTTATGCATGAGAAATGACAAGTAAGCACGAAATTCGATCCGGACGTGGgactgcatgaaaaacacacttttagtCACTAATACTAACATATTGCCTAAATTTGTGGCATAAATTTCTGTTGATGTGTTGCATTATAAAGCAAGTTTTTACTTAAATGAAGGACTGGGCGACCTTAatagagctgaaacaaacacaaagattcATCGATTAGTCAACAGACTGAAAAGTACACATAGCACCATTATCATTTCACACCACATCCATGTATCTTATATGAAAACTATACTTCCAGGCCATCTGTTGTGCTCAGACATGAGTTTATACAACATATCTCACATGAATTTAGCATAGCATTAATGTTGGGACTGTTTGATTTGTATCCTTCCTGTAAAAAGGAAGAGCTTTGTTTGCCAGTTGGCAGTCATGGGCTGTAATGCATTAGTCAAACTTGCACACTGTCAGCAGATTAGTCATCACACCCACAGGGACGGCAGAGCACTTGGTAGTCCGGGCGCCAACAAGATATTTGGTGAGCGCTTGCGTGACACCACATGAGAAAGCACTGCAACAGATCAGCCATCAGACAAGTGTGCATATCTCACACCATCAGACGCCACACGGGTGACATGACATGAAGAAACGACTGTGACACAAACGCAAACCTTCTCAGCCTCCTGCAGGTACAGCAGAGCGATGTCTCCAGACTTCTCATAGCAGGTGATGATCTCCTGCTCCCGGTCTGTTGTGCTCCTATTGGATGACGGCGATCCGGTGTTCTTATTGGATAGAGACGGAGAGGCGGCCGGGACCTTCTCTAGACACAGTCCTGAGgggcgagagggagagagcgctCAGGGTGACAGAAAATCAACAGTGACGAAGGCCAGGAGGCACGTAGCAGCGTCCAGTATTTATTTAGCCTTTCAACCATTAGCGCGGTCTGTAATTCAGATTTTTTAGTTGTCTGGAGTAGTTTTTAACACAGGGGTGTACTGATGACTGGTTTTCACACCTTTTTTGTGTCTCAACATATATTAATGTACAGTCATCACATTAATATCTTATCTATAATGACCCAGCAGATCAGACTGCTAAacagattttacacataattaaATAAGAGGAAAATGCCAACTGAATATCTATTATTCAGGGGCCACCAGAGAGGCCTGATGAGTGACTGTGTGCATTCAGTCATGGTACAGCTGTTGATCAGCAGCGGTGCTGTACTGCCACCATGTGGAGCAAAGCAGTAGTGCAGATGTTTGGGCAGACTGTGGACTGACGGCAGGTGAAGTGAGGTTAAGGAGGATATGAGATATGGACCAATGGCTGCGtatctatgtatgtgtgtgtgtgtgtgtgtgtgtgtgtgtgtgtgtgtgtgtgtgtgttcatacctTTGGTAGCGTATGCCTCTGCTATCATGGACAGCCTGTACACAGGAGCTCCCACGAGCTGCATGTCATCCAGGTTCACCCTGCTGTAGTGACCTGAAATACACCAGGTACAGATCAATGAATAGATCAGTTGGTACAGTGTTGTTTTAGACATACAATCAATAGCACTTATAGCAAATAGTAAATATGAGTAAATGAGCTAAACCAGAGGATTGTGTGGGTTACCTAAAGCATCTCTGTATTCGCCCTCGACATAGCACAGTTTGGCCATCAACAGGCTGGCTTCCTGCATGTAATCGGCCTGGAGGACAGAACATGTGAATTTAAAAAGTCTAACTATTTGAAAGGAGAAATTGTCTCCGATTTCGATGCACCGATTTTGAAAAGCTTGAAGGAAGCACATTGTGTGGCACTGaatcacagaaacagacactgatttgaaaaagaaaaaagagtgaCAATACAGACAAGTAAGCTGCCATCGCTCCATCCACAGTTACCTTGAGGTTTCCTCTgtccagagcagcagtgaggtgCTTCCTGACCTCCACCAGTTTAGGTCGTGGGCCTCTGGGACTGGCTCCCTGTTTGATGGGGTTCTCCTTCAGGTACGTCTGAAGCTTACATTCCCCCAGCAACAGCTCCCCTAGgtcatctacacacacacacacacacaaccccgATGTTTGGAGACATTGTGACTATAAGTCTATGGGTCCACAACCCTCATCTGTCCACCACCTAAACAGGGGAAATATTCAGTGTAGGATCACTGTGTTAAGGCTGAAAGGTCAAACTAAAACtcactgacagagacaaagaaatcaGATTACTATTTCACAACACTTTAAGGTCAGTCTCATGAGAATGCGTCCACTTCCTGGTGGTCAGCTCGACTGCCGCTGCAGTGGCTGAATCGACATggagaaacactgcagtgcttACATACATACCAGCCAGAATTATGTACAGCCTTACCAGGCTtctaagctgtgtgtgtgtgtgtgcgtgtgtgtgtgtgtgtgtgtgtgtgtgtgtgtgtgtgtgcgtgcgtgtcaaAGGGTGAAATGAGCACTAATTCTTTTACTGATCCAAGTCAGTGACCAGAGCTCACAGCTCTCATGTGCCAAATGACATCCCATAATGGCAGCATTTGTCATAACACTGTGTACATTTTTCCATTTAGTCACACTTACTCTACGCAAGAATAACACATTGAACCATTTCTCACCAAGATAAAAGCTCTAAACTACATCAAACAAGCCATCAGAATATTCTTATTGGCATACAGTCTACAGTGATCTATCaatatttctgctgtgtgattcCAGAGACTGAAAGCAGCTGTCGATCACACTAGAGGTCTTTATGGTAATTAACCAACCTGTGCTGTCAGTCTTGGTTGTTTGCAGTGGTGGCAGAGCTGCTCCCACACATACAGCAGGAGAGCAAGTACATCATGACAGCACATGGTTATCTGTCAGTTTGGAAGATCTATTGGATCAGGGCAACCAGGAGTGACATTTCACTGTGACGTGAAGATGTTACATAACATGGAAAGGTGTGATATGATGGCGTTTACACCACATATGTAAGAGAggttttatgtttatgtgttatTTGATTTACAAGGAGGAACTGGAATATTTCTATTACATTTGTAACCAACGATCGTTGATTAATTTCtcgattattttctcaattcatCAATTAGTttggtctatgaaatgtcagaaaatggtgaaaaatgtcaatcagtgtttcccaaagcgTGAGAGGACGTCCCCAAATCTCTTGTTTTgcccacaacccaaagatattcagtctTCTTCTCATAAAAAAAGTACTCACACCCAAGTAATCGATTATCAACATAGCTGGTAAGTAATTGCATAGTTGACAGCTAATTAGTAAAAGGCTGCATTTGTGAGATAAAATCTCGTGAGGGAGTTTTCATGTTCTGGTGTGATGGActgccagcagagcagctgacagGCAGCATCAGCCAGGAGTTTGACTGCTAGCATGTAGCACTCACGCATCTTAGCCACACAGCTAACTTCAGTGAAGCTCACTGCGATGCCAAAGCACAGTCAGAAACCTGCCAGTTTAAAATGTGGTTTGTTTATCGTACAAGTCAAGCAGAGACAACAAATCTTTCAGTGGAGCTGCGCTTGATGAGAGCAGAGGGAGCCAGGGGGGCACGGCTGTCACAGCACCGCTACTAACTGTGACAAAGTTCCTCTTATcttaaaatcagtgtatttcGCTGTGTGCGCACCACTCTGCCCCAAAATGGTAAAAATCCATGAAAAATACCAAAAGACGTCTTTCTCTTTGACCTTTGCTAGCTAACTGCCTCTGACTGGACGCTCCCAGCAGCGGATGCCGCTGTCAGGAAGTGCCGAGGACTGGGAGCAGGGAGAAGGCCTTACAGGCTGAATGAACGAAGAACCGGGAAACCAGCACATTTCTTACCGTTTGATATTAGTTTGGCTGAGAGCTGTCGTACCAACTCGGGTATCTTGTCCCACTGACTCTCTGAACGACATCGCTCTATCTCGGTCTCCAGTCGTGACCCGGACTTCCTCGCTGTCATTTTGGTGAGGGGGCTCGACTGGACCAAAACACCACAGGAGGATCCCTTTCGTTGGTATGAGTGTCAAGCGCACTCATACGGGAAAGGTAGCTTCCGGTTAGGCCTTTTCGGAATAAAGTTTTGAGTTTCTTTAAGTTTCTTTATAGCAGGGCCATATTGTAAAAATAGGAAATTACAAGTAAACGTCGTGCATTCAGTGTTGTACTCTGTTTTACATAGCATCCCATCTTTGTTCGTATTGGGGTGTACTATTGGATTACTATTAATGATGCCTTAATGTAAGCGGCATTTAAATGTTGTAGCTGGTTGTGGTGCAGCTAAGTCTACTAATTTTATCTGCTGTTGGTTGGTTTATTTTGTCTTACAAAAGTGCCTCAAATTTTACCCGATCATTATTGGTttttaaaatcttaatctgcgAAGTAGAAACTACAGTATAGCTATAAATagaagaggaataaaaagaTGTTGTGCTGAAATAGAGATAAGTTAAGGAAAGTAAAAGTTCTTTAGAATTGTACTTGAttcttgtttcttgtttcttgtttcaTGGTTTATTGACGATAAGATCAATGGAAGACATATGCACAGCTCCACTGGAACGTGGTAAGAGTTTCTGTGTTGTGCAGAACATTTACGACCGAATACAAGACTATACAGCATGGGTGACAAACCCGgttgacaaacacaaacttttattgtgaagaggCCCGACAGGAAGTGACACCAGCAGAGCACAGGCATTAGGATCGTAGTGAGGTGGAAGGAGTGACTGAGATGGCAGATTTGTCTTTGTATTTGACTAATGTCAACGTTTCATTGGGACAAAGCATGGAAACCGATAAGGTTAGTACGTACGATACAACTTTCATCATTTTTCGTGATTGTGACAGATTAAGCGAAGACTTTTTAGATTAATAGTAAACTAACGTTACTTCCTTAGCTACGAAGCTAACagtcaacaaacaaaaagtagCTAAAGTAAGCTAATAAAGACAccagtgctttgcactgataACGTCACCCGTTTGTCATTAACCTAGTACCCATTGTAGCTGGCGTTTCAGTATCTAATGATACAGGTGATTTAAGAACATTCAACGTTAGTTAAATAACTTTGTTGGCTAAGTTTCTAATGGTTTTTTCAGTTATGTGATTTCATTGTCAGACACGCTGCCACAGTGTGTGAGGGCACGTCAGCCGTCATTAGTTACAGTGTTTACGCCTCGCTTATCGGTACTGAAGCGTttacaaataatacaaaagTGAATAATAATGCACTGTCTCCTATTAATAATAATGGTGATGGCATCGTTTACACGTCTTATCTGCTTTGAACTATTGCCAGAGTCCAGGAGGGGCGACAGAATTTGAGACGGTGGAGATGGGAAACCCTGCGGGGATTAAGGCGAAGGTGCCCCGCAGGACCATCTACTTTGCCAGCGGAGAGACCATGGAGGAGTACAGCAccgatgaagaagaggaagagcaggagcaTGTGAAAAAAGACGTCATTACTGTAGATTCGGTAGGCTCATATAAAGTTTTACTGTACAGAAAGCACCAGGATTATACAGCCTCGTGTATTAAAGACGCTTTAAAGTCATTCAGCAGTGCTTGAGAAGGACTCTTCGCTCGTATCTGTTCGTTTATGTTTCACCAGCAGACCTGTAGTCTAACTGCCATGTTTCTCTTCCCATGTATTTCAGTCCAAATTGACCTGGGGTCCTTATCTCTGGTTCCAAATGTGGAGAATGGCCACCTCCACCGTCTCAGGTACAGAAGTCTGTTGTCACAGTTAGCATTCATACTAGCACGGCTCACTGGGTTCCTTCCTAAGTGGGTCAAGTGTTAGAAGTGATCtttattgagtgtgtgtgttttttctgtagTGTGTGACTACATGGGAGAGAGACTGGCCTCTCTGTTCGGCATCACAACTCCGAAATATCAGTATGCCATCGACGAGTACTACCGTATGAAGAAAGAGGTGAGGCATGTGCAGGCATACACATCCTCCAGTATCATATGTCAATGTCGTGTGTACATAGGAAAAAAGCCACACCTTTGAAAGCTGCAGGAGCAAGAAACATGAACTCTCAAATATTACATGTGACACACCCTGTGTtcccctgcaggaggaggaggaagaggaggagaaccgTCTGGCTGAGATGGCGGAGCATCGCTTCGCGGAGCAGCGGAGGGCTGAGCAGGATGATCCTCGTCCTGCTACCGTGGAGCAGCCAGAAGCGGGTGGAGCTTCTTTTGTAAACATCAGCTTTGACCTCGAACCCGAGTCTCCTCTCAACACTCCGGACACAAACAGAGTCCCCTCTCCGCTCCCCTCCTGAAAACTGACACCCACAGGCAAACCTTTAACATTCACACATTTCTATCAGTTGGCAAAACCCTAATTTACCTAGCTGTATAGATTAATAAAATAGttatttttctatgtttttattttctaaaaggCGATCTTAGCGCACAGTGCAGGGAGAAATTAAAAGGGCTGTGGAAGAGGCTGTACTGGCCTCACTTCTGAATCTAAATTTGTGTACAGCATGAACTCATATGCAAGACTGAGACGCCCCATCTGCTGTTCAGTTGTTGTTCCTGCTGCTGTATATATGCAAAGTGAGACAGTTTTGTAATGGACTGGTCCGATACCGGCACTGTCCATcatgtctgctctctgtctcttcctgtgctTCTTAGCTCTGACATCATTATCTATTGTGTGATAGAGCTGCATAGTTTTTGACTTCCAGGCTGTAAAGACAAGCAGGTAGTGATGACGTCAGTAGCCAGAACTGGTGTAGAGCACTGGGAACGTGTTGTTCTCACCAGTTCATCCTGTCATTGCTACACTGTCCCTCACCCAACTAATTTAATAGGTTTCATATATTAATAACCAGTTCAACCACAATCTTCTAACTTCTTGTTTGCCTCCAGAGTGTAAGATCTGCCTGCTCAGATGTGGTGTTTTAAAAAAGGCGCTGTTGTGGTACAAAGTCGACTGTCCAGAGCGTGACTCTTATCTGACCCTGCTAGGATCCGGGGCAGCAGACCGGCCTCATGTGCGTAGTGTATTGATAGACTTGAAAAACCTCCTGTGCACTTAACTGTCTTCTAAGATGaagtttgctgttttgtttcttcagtGGTGTCGCAGCACCACTCTGTGCAGGTTGATTAGCGTCAGTGAAATGTGGAGAAACGGCAGTTTGTTGACTTCAACGCTGACCTCAAAGAAATGGTCGACTGTCTTTGAATTCTGCTTCTCAGCATGTAAAAAATGGGTTTCTGCAATGATACTTAAATCGgttaacaaacagaaaaagagctTACATGAAGTAGTATTACTTGTCTGCTCTTGGAAATGCCAAAAGTGCTCATTTTTGTGCGGGAAATAATATTAATAGAGTTCAGATCTTTGAAAATCCACTTCTACTCAGATGTATTGAAGACTGCCGATCTACTGTAGCTCGGCCACAAACAATGGTCCCACAATAATGTCTGCTGAGGGGTCATTCTTTAAGTGTCCTTGTGAAATCTTTTCATATGAGTGCGCgtgcacgtgcgtgcgtgctcaGTAGGCCTAATGCGGAGACTGAGCTGTCATAAGCttcttatttgttatttttatccACAGATATAATTGTGTGGTGTGGTGGCAGACCTGATGCAGACAAACTACACACACCTCTTCTGAAAATGGGGTTTAAAGTCAAAGTGAAATGCCAACACTCTCAGACTGTAAAGTGTGTGGTACGTTAAGAATGCTTTCTGGGTAAATATTTTTCACTACATGAGTCAATGAAGGATAttattcatgcttttttttatgtgtaaaaaGGGCCAACATATGCAAACGTTTTGGTTATCTTAAAAACCTTTAATGAATCTGTgtatacatatttatatttctatGTTAATAAAACCTTTAAACGTTCGAAAGGTTGGcttttgttattattaaacATAATATaccaaatgatttttttcacaaTGATTCCACTGTGTTATAAAGGAATTAACCACCTGTTTACTGATTCATTAATGGGAGTTTTACCATTAGCATAAAAAATGAGTCATCACAACCATGAAGGTTGAAAAAAACTGATGAAGAAGGACCTTGTTTGTGTAGTTTTACATTACTTTTggatttcctcctctctcttcagctcTGAGACTGGTTTCACAGAATCAAAAAGAAGTTGCTTTTTATGGTTCAAGTGACCTTTAGACTTTTTCCTGTTGCCCTGCGCCTTGGAAGTAGATGaaatttacacatccagcagttacaaaTTAACATTATTATTCACTTGGAGTCATGTTTTTGCCCACTTGGAAAACATCTGTCCAACATTGACTCTCCTTTagctccaccacctcctgagggaACCATCTGATTGACTGTCAATATAAAGTATCAATGAAagtatacagtatgtttctATTTGAACTTGTGGTTTTTTCACACCTGTTTGATTTCACTGGGTAGAAATGAGTTTTCATTAAACAAAGAACAGTGAAACATTTAGGAACCGCCAgaaaaggcagacagaaaaactTATTTCAAGGTCAAAGACAGGAACGTATATTAGGTCTTTACAGGAACGAGGAACCACATTCATCGTGGACTTCCTGCTTCCATAcagctctttcttttttctccccacAACGTAGATGTTCATCTCAAACGGAACCAGAGGCACCTGAGTCAGCAGCAAGAGTTCAGTTCAGCACCTACGCTTCAAGAGTTCACTTCCTCTTTCAGGTTGGGACTGAAACAGGTGACAGGAGCGTCTCCATCTTCAGGTGTCGTCCAtgtcagctgtgctgctgccgtCGTTGTCGTTGGCGACCAGAACTTCTCTGTTCTCATAGGTCCAGAAGCCGTTGAGGTCAATCAGGATGCTGGTGACAGTATCACCTTGGCAACTGTTAACCAAGTCCTGGAGGGTGATCTTATAAGGGTCTTTAGGCTTCACCATGTCAAAGATCTCAtcctgaggagacacagagagcaaaatcattttcatcCCCAAAACAAAGACCGGCTGAACCTTCTGTCAACCAAAATGGGACAGAGCCATCAGTTGAGATCAAACTGAAAGAAGCATTCACTGTCTGAAGCAGCCGTCACATGACAGAGATAATTCTAGCCAGGTTGTGTGTGAGGATTGTTCAAGAACCTTGGCTggactgtgtgtgcgcgcgtgtgtgtgttcaatatACCTTGACATCCTGGAAGGAGACGGGCTCCTGTCCGTGGAGTTTCATCTGCTCCTGAATGGCCTGAAAATACAGGCGACGTCAAGAGAACAGTGATGCAAACAAGTTTGTCTTTGAGTGCcattattgtgtttgtgtgcagctgatATACCCTGAAGAAATAGTTGAGGGAGAAGACGTTGAGGTATCCTTGATTCTCCATGTCCAAAAGTTTAAAAATATACTGCAACGCTGCTGGCTCCTTCCTGTTTTCCAGCGCCAATACAAAATCTAGATAGGTCTTGTAGTCCTGAAACAGAAGGAAAGACACACAACCGTGTTCAGTAAATATCCAATATAGACACACGgaagacaaaaaataatgcACAGAGGAGAGCTTTAGAGGAAGACCGTCCAGCGTTCACTTAATGAGCAGCTGAAGATTAACCGCACGAGTTTGTCTGAAGTTGAACATTAACATAAAGACAGGAGAGGCTTTAAAAGAAAGCCCCGAATAAATGAGAGGAACAACCGCAGGCGATTCCACACAGGACATGAGGGGTCACTGAATGGTTTGAGTACGTAAATGATGGGAGTCGTATGCTGTGAGCTTCAtagtcaccagatctcaacctGGTCGACCATCTATGGGAGATTTCggaccaccaccatcatcaaaacaccaaacgAGGGAATATGTCTCTGAAGAGTCATGTTCATCCAGGAGCACTGGAGCTGTTCTTTAATTGGTAtgcataccccccccccccttcatgTACTGCTGACTGTACCATTTCTCCATCATAGGTGAGACACTCTTGAAACACTCTGTCCAGGAAGACTGAGGTGAGCGTAGCGGTGCCGTAGCGTGAAAGCTCCTCTTTGCTCAACATGCCGTTGTGGTCCTTGTCCAGGTTGAGGTACTGGCCtagagaaaaacatgaagacataacaggaaataaatcagaaaatccCAGATTCCCACCACTCTTTCCAAGCTCTTATCATTTAGCTGCCACTAATAATGTATATTAGCATATTACGTTGGACACTCAGTATTTTATCATTCGGTGCTGAAAGTGATCTGCATCTACGTTAATCTCCAGGCTCATTTAACATCTAACCTGACACTCACGCACAGGCGTTTTCTCACCGTACACTCGCAGAGCCGAGGGGGCAGAGAACCAGTTGGACTCCTGACTCTCTTTTGACAGCTCCTCGTCTCGCAGCTGGGAGCACAGAGGGAGCGGGAAAGAGAGCGTGAGcgaggagagacaggaaatgacatcagctGCTCTTGACACTTGCATTAATCCATATAACACAGCTACAAAGTGACTCATCTCTCAGGGATAGTATTACAGTTACAGCTTTGGTCCTTTACATGCCTGCTGGTGGCGTACAAACCTACACAAACGACTACACAACCGATGGCAAAGTATGAATTAACGcaggaggaaaggaagacaTCTAACCTCCAGCAAGTCGTCGAGAAAACTACAGGCCAAAATATCCTGGATTTTAATctttcctgaaaaacaaaggagaCACAAACTCCCTCAGTAAAGGCATCCttataaaaacacattacagcCACAGATTTTAGGTGTATTAAAGCTCTCTCTGAAGACATTTCTTCACTCAGTGCCATGCATGGGGTTCAGTCTCACCTGTTCGGAGGGGGTCGAGGAAGAAAAAGAACTTGCGAACAGCGGTGCACACGTAGAAAGAGTAGAAGGACTTCTCCAGCCCGTCCAGCTGAGGCAGAGTGGGGATCAGCTCCAGGATGTAGTTCTCCAGATCCTACGCAGAATAATGAGCGTTATTTCAACACTACTCCCACCAGCCGAAAAGCTTCGAATCACTTGAGCTGAAACTTGTGGCCACTGATGCAAACGCTCACCGACTCTCTGAGGTGGCCCTGTCCTGCTACGTCATACAGACTCAGACCGATCCGGGTCTGATGCAGCCACACTGGATATACAGAGAGAACCCAAATGAGCAACATTCACGTGACAAGATATTCACCAGTGCAGATGAATCCATGTAAGTAAACAGGGCTGGGAGATACTTCACTACATGTAAAAAGAGATAAAGTCAACCAGAAAGCCAAATGAAGGTCCACACCTTTCCTCATGACGTAGTTAAAGAACTGCATGATGGAAATCCGGCCATAAGGGTCGCTGTGGAGCAGCTTGGCATAAACTCTGGCGGTGAAGAACTTcctgagggaggagaaggaaattTTAACTTTGTCTATTTGATCTTAAAGACAGATTTCCTAACTTTACACCTGCCACTTGCATGTTTCTTCCCCTGAGAACGTTTGCTGGATTTCATTCAAGACCTTGTACAATTCCTCTCTGATGACACATTAACCACCGACTTTATATGTGCCCACTTCCTGGTTGAAAAGCTTGATTTCATGgccacagagtgtgtgtgtgtgtagcttggATTGATCTGAATATAAAGTTACAAATTCCATCAGCTAAGACACACTGATGCCAGGCAGATATAAAGTCAAGCTGCTGGGGGGGATTTTCCAAAAGCAACCTTTGATCTAGCATGAATCCAAGGCACAAACGAGAACACACTGCACATATAAAACAAGTGTGGCACAGGGGGTTTTACCCAAACTGCCAGTAAACCTCCACTTCCTGTTACTTACTTGCACTTGGGCCCGGCCTTCTCCCCGACCTGCAGATAGGCTTCATAGCTGATCATGGCCTCTTCCCCACTCACAGGAGGGACCTGGTGCTTATCGAGCAGAAACCACAGATTCTacagaaagattaaaaaaaaaaaaaaaaaaaaaaagaattaaaaagacaagATCAAGTCAATAGACACCAAACCCACAGTGCTGACATCATTATGTTTAGGTGTTTGTGCTTTACCTGTAGTTCCTCATTATCCAGCAgttctctgctcttcctctggaGGAAGACGGCTCGTGATTCCTCTCTCAGCTTCTGCAGTAACACCTCATCCTCTGCCGGGAGCTGCAGAACAACATCATCGCCAACACCTGAGTTAAGTTCACTTCTGCCCATCTTCATCACTGAACTGCAAGCCTGCATCGTGCGGCCTCAGACTCTGCTGGCAACTACAGTAATAACATAATGGTTGTCAACTATTAAATTAATCACCAACTATTTTGATTATCAATTAATCCATTTAAGTAGTTGCAGCAACAAATGAAGATGGGTTATTTGTGCTAAAACTGCATTTcactggtttgttttgttctgtgtcACTTTTAATCAAAAATCCATATATCTaaatctttttcttcttaacTCACATATCCTCAAAGTGTAATCTTTTCATCAAATGCATATTTATTTGGCAAATGGAGTCTTCATTGGGTTCACATCTGTCATGTATTGAAATATTACCCTGTAGTAAAATCGTGGGATGTTCTTG
Protein-coding regions in this window:
- the ppp2r3c gene encoding serine/threonine-protein phosphatase 2A regulatory subunit B'' subunit gamma, with the protein product MAKEQQTHWSDILKRRLANSKKDERSDEEKKAEETELFSKYYTEWKGGGDRDQSYKNIPRFYYRLPAEDEVLLQKLREESRAVFLQRKSRELLDNEELQNLWFLLDKHQVPPVSGEEAMISYEAYLQVGEKAGPKCKKFFTARVYAKLLHSDPYGRISIMQFFNYVMRKVWLHQTRIGLSLYDVAGQGHLRESDLENYILELIPTLPQLDGLEKSFYSFYVCTAVRKFFFFLDPLRTGKIKIQDILACSFLDDLLELRDEELSKESQESNWFSAPSALRVYGQYLNLDKDHNGMLSKEELSRYGTATLTSVFLDRVFQECLTYDGEMDYKTYLDFVLALENRKEPAALQYIFKLLDMENQGYLNVFSLNYFFRAIQEQMKLHGQEPVSFQDVKDEIFDMVKPKDPYKITLQDLVNSCQGDTVTSILIDLNGFWTYENREVLVANDNDGSSTADMDDT
- the fam177a1 gene encoding protein FAM177A1, whose translation is MADLSLYLTNVNVSLGQSMETDKSPGGATEFETVEMGNPAGIKAKVPRRTIYFASGETMEEYSTDEEEEEQEHVKKDVITVDSSKLTWGPYLWFQMWRMATSTVSVCDYMGERLASLFGITTPKYQYAIDEYYRMKKEEEEEEEENRLAEMAEHRFAEQRRAEQDDPRPATVEQPEAGGASFVNISFDLEPESPLNTPDTNRVPSPLPS